Genomic segment of Cereibacter sphaeroides 2.4.1:
AGAAGAGCCTCGAGCAGGAGATCCGGGATCTGCGCGTCGAACGCGTGTTCACCGCGGCCGGCGTGCTGACGCCGCGGCTGCAAGAGGCGGGGGACGACGCATGATCGTGGGAGTGGCCTATGCCAAGCCGACCGTGCAGGTCTGGAAACATGTGGACGTGCCCGAGGGCACCTCTGCGCGCGAGGCGATCGAACGGTCCGGGCTTCTGGCCCAGTTCCCCGAGATCGACCTTGCAGTGAACAAGGTGGGGATCTTCGGCGCCATCTGCCCGCTCGACCGGACACTCGCCGAGGGCGACCGCGTCGAGATCTACCGCCCGATCCATCCCGAAGCCGAGCTCTTGGAAAAGAAACGCTGATCCCGGGCGTCCCGGCCGCGGGCCGGGCCCGGTCCCGCTAGGAGACCTGATGATGCAGAGCCTGAGCCGCCGCCATTTCACCTTTGGCCTTGCCGCCGCAGCCAGTCTCGCGGCAGGAGGCGCCGCCTTCGCGCTTCGTCCGGGCGAGCGCGTCCTCGTCGTGGGCGGCGGTCCCGCCGGGGCCGAGGCGGCGCTTGCGCTCCGGGCCGCTCATCCCCGGGCTTCGGTGCTGCTCGTCGAGCGCGATCCGACGCGGCTTGCGCGCGAGCCGGATGAGGCGGGCCTTGCGGGTTTCCTGCGCCCGCGCGCCGAGGCGGGGCTTGCGGCCCTGAAGGCCGCGGGCGTGGGTCTCGCCCTCGACGAGGTGGTGAGCGTCGACTGGGCCGCGGGGCGGGCCGTCCTCTTCTCGGGCCGCGATCTGGCCTTCGACCGGCTACTGCTCGCGCCCGGCACGGCGCCGCGCGACGAGGCGATTTCGGGGCTCGATGCGGTGGCCCGCCACGCATGGCCCGCCGCCTGGGGCAGCCCGCGCGAGGCCCGACGTCTGCTCGCAGGCCTTCAGGCGCTGCCCGAGCGCGGCCATGTCGTCCTGCGCCTGCCCGAGGGCGAGGCCGCCCATCCCGCGGCGGCGCTCGGCCGGGCGCTGGCGCTGGCGGGCCATGTGGCGCGGCGGCCGGGCGCGCGGCTGACGGTGCTCGACGGCTCGAAGGGCGCGGATCTCGCCCGCGCCTTCGCCGACCGTGCCCCTGCCGAGGCGGCTGCCCGGGTGGAGTGGGTCTCGGCCGCACAGGGCGGGCGGGTGCGCGCGGTGGATGCGCGGGCAGGGCTGATCGAGACCGAGGCGGGACCGATCCGCGCGGATGTGGTGAATTTCGTGCCGGCGCTGCGGGCGGGGGCCATCGCCGCGGCGGCGGGCCTTGCCGATACGAGCGGCTGGTGCCCCTGCGATGCGGCGGGCCGGTCCGTCCTGCGGCGCGAGGCGCTGGTGCTGGGCGACGCGCGGAAGTCGGCCCCGCGCACCGTGGCCGAGGCGCTCCGGTCGGCGCGGGCGGCCACGGATCACCTCGCCTGAGGGGAACGGCCGGGCGCGGAGCGTCGCAAGCGCAGGGCACGGGCGCTCCGGCGCCTCTGCGGCCGGAGCGGTGCGGCAGGGCGGACTTGCACCCCGGCCCGATCTCGGCTAGCCGCGCAGGCTTTCTCCGGGAGGGCCCCATGCAAGCCGACACGCTCGCCATCGACTTCGGAACCTCGAACTCCGCCGCCGCGGTGCTCGAGGAGGGCCGCGTGCAGAGGCTCGCGCTCGAACCGGGCGCCGACACGCTGCCGACGGCGGTCTTCTTCCCCGCCGACCGCGGCCCGATGCGGATCGGCGCCGCGGCGGCCGAGGCGCTGATCGCGGGCGAGGAGGGGCGCTACATGCGCGCGCTGAAAAGCGTGCTGGGCGCGCCGCTCTTTCACGAAGCGCGGCTGGTGGGCGGGCGGCGGCGTACGCTCGCCCAAGTGGTGACGGCCTTCCTCGCCGAGGTGAAGGCGCGCGCGGAGCAGACCACGGGCCGCCCGTTCCGTCGCGCCCTCTCGGGACGCCCCGTCCGCTTTCATGCCGATCCGGCGCGCGACGCCCGCGCCGAAGAGGATCTGCGGGCCTGCTATCTCGCGGCCGGTTTCGAGGAGGTCGCGTTCCTCTACGAGCCCGAGGCCGCCGCGCTCGCGAGCCACGCGCTCGGCCGCGACGGCGCGCCGGGGCTGATCGTGGACATCGGCGGTGGCACCTCGGACTTCTCGCTCTTCCGCGCCGAGGCGGGGCAGGTGGGCATCCTCGCCAGCCACGGCATCCGGCTCGGCGGGACCGACTTCGACCGGTCGGTCTCGCTCGCCCATGCTATGCCCTGCCTCGGCCATGGCGGGCGGCTGCGGCGCGAGATGGGGCCGGGGCTTCTGCCCATGCCGAACGACCTCTTCGTCGATCTCGCGACCTGGGCCAAGATCCCGTTCCTCTATACCCGCGAGACGCGCTCGGCCGTGGCCGAAATGGTGAAGCGCGCCGAGGAGCCGCGGCTGCTGCGCCGTCTGGCCGAGGTGCTGGAGCATGAGCTCGGGCACGATCTGGCCTTCGCGGTGGAGCGCGGCAAGATCGAGGCCAATGCCGACAAGCCCGGCGCCGCGATCCGCATGGGCCGGATCGAGCGCGGGCTCTATGCCGAGATCAGCCAGGCCTCGCTGGCCGAGGCGCTGGCACGGCACCGCGCCGACCTCCGGGCCGCCGCCGAAGAGACCTGCGGCCGCGCGGGCGTGGCGCCGCAGGAGGTCGAGACGGTGATCCTCGTCGGCGGCTCGAGCCTCATGCGGCTGGTGGCCGAGGAGGCCCGCGCCCTCTGTCCCGCGGCCGAGCTGCGGAGCGCCGAGGCCTTCACGGCAGTGGTGGACGGGTTGGCGCTGGCGATCGGCCGGCCGGGCTGAGGCCGACGAGGCCCGCGCCCGCTGTCTCGCAGCCCTGCTGCGGAGCGCCGGAGCCGTCACGGCGATGGTGGACGAGCTGGCCTTGGCCGCGGGCCCGCCCGGGGCGCCGCCGCAGACCGCGGGTCCGCGGCGGCAGGCTCCGGAGCGGCCTACCGGGCGCGGTAGCTCCGCTGCCGCTCGAGCATCCAGCCCGGATATTCCGGCGCCAGCGCGCTCGCCCGGTCGAGCGCCGCCAGATCCTCGGCCTCGAGCCGCACCTCGGTCGCGGCGATGTTGTCGGCCAGCTGATCCACGCGCTTGGCCCCCACGATCACGCTCGTGACCGCCTCCTGATGCAGGAGCCAGGCCAGCGCCACCTGCGCGACAGACGAGCCCTTCGCCTCCGCGATGGGGCGCATCGCCTCGATCACGGTCCAGCCGCGATCCTTGTCGACCGGCGGGAAGTCGAAGGCCGCGCGGCGCCCGTCGGCGGCCTTGCCCTCGCGGTCGTACTTTCCCGACAGGAAGCCGCCCGCCAGCGGGCTCCAGACCATGAGGCCCATGCCCGTGTCCTTCAGCATCGGCACCACCTCGCGCTCGAGATCGCGGCCGGCCAGAGTGTAATAGGCCTGAAGCGACAGGATCGGCGCCAGACGGCGCGCCTCGGCGATCCCCACCGCCTTCATCACCTGCCAGGCCGCCCAGTTCGACAGGCCGATGTAGCGGACATGGCCGTGGCGCACGAGCGTGTCGAGCGCCTCCAGCGTCTCCACGATGGGGGTCTCGGCGTCGAACCCGTGGATCTGATAGAGGTCGATATGGTCGAGCTGCAGCCGCTCGAGGCTGGCCTTGCACTGATCGAGGATATGGACGCGCGAGGCCCCGCGCGCATTGACGCCTGCGCCCATGGGCCCGAGCACCTTGGTCGCGATCACCACATCCTCGCGCCGCACCCCGAGGTTGCGCAGCGACCGGCCGAGGATGCGCTCGCTCTCGCCGCCCGCATAGACATTGGCCGTGTCGATGAAATTGATGCCCGCATCGAGCGCGGTGCGCACCAGCGCATCCGCCTCGTCCTGTCCGAGCTGACCGATCTGGCCCCAGATGCCGTCCGAGCCGCCGAAGGTCATGGTGCCGAGGCAGAGCTCGGAGACAAAAAGGCCGCTCGGGCCGAGACGACGGTAACGCATGGATGAAATCCTTTCCTTGTCGGCCGGGCGCTGGCTCCGCCACGTTTCCGAACATGGGGCAGAGGGGCCGGTTCCCGCGACGCCGATCCTCTCGAAATGCTGCACGATCCTCTCAAGCGTGGGCGGCGGCGCTTGGGGCGGGCCGTGGGCTCGGCTAGGATCCGGGGCATGGATGGATCGCGACTCGACAGGCTGAAGCGGCTCACGCGCGAGCAATGGGACCGGCACGGGCGGCAGGGGCCGCTCGAGGGGCTGAGGATTTCCTGCGAAACCGCTCCGACCGGGCCGATCCACACGGTCTACGACCCCTCGTTCTGCGTCGTGCTGCAGGGCGCGAAGACCAGCCGTCTCGGCGACCGCGCCTTCCGCTACGATGCGGGGAAATGCCTGATCGCCTCGCTCGAGGTGCCGATCCGCGCCGAGATCACCGAGGCCGCGCCGGGCGCGCCCTATCTCGCCTTCGCGCTCACGCTCGACCCAGCAACGGTGGCCGACCTGATCCTCGGGCAGGGAAGCCTGCCGATGGAGCCCGGGATGCCGTCCCCGGCGCTCGCCGTGCATCCGCTGACCGAGGAGCTGATCGGGCCGCTCGAGCGGCTTCTTGCGCTGCCGGCGCGGCCGCAGGACATCCCCGTGCTCGCGCCGATGATCCGCCGCGAGATCGTCTGGCGGCTGCTGACCGGCCCGCAGGGCGCGGCCCTGCGCCAGATCGGGCTCGCCGACAGCCGCATGTCGCGCATCGGCCGGGCCATCGCCTGGATCCGCGACCATTTCGCCGAGCCGCTCAGCATCGAGCGGCTGTCGGGCCTCGCGGGGATGAGCCCGGCCACCTTCCACCGCCATTTCAAGGCGGCGACGGCCATGACCCCGGTGCAGTTCCAGAAGAGCCTGCGCCTGCAGGAGGC
This window contains:
- a CDS encoding FAD-dependent oxidoreductase; its protein translation is MMQSLSRRHFTFGLAAAASLAAGGAAFALRPGERVLVVGGGPAGAEAALALRAAHPRASVLLVERDPTRLAREPDEAGLAGFLRPRAEAGLAALKAAGVGLALDEVVSVDWAAGRAVLFSGRDLAFDRLLLAPGTAPRDEAISGLDAVARHAWPAAWGSPREARRLLAGLQALPERGHVVLRLPEGEAAHPAAALGRALALAGHVARRPGARLTVLDGSKGADLARAFADRAPAEAAARVEWVSAAQGGRVRAVDARAGLIETEAGPIRADVVNFVPALRAGAIAAAAGLADTSGWCPCDAAGRSVLRREALVLGDARKSAPRTVAEALRSARAATDHLA
- a CDS encoding AraC family transcriptional regulator; this translates as MDGSRLDRLKRLTREQWDRHGRQGPLEGLRISCETAPTGPIHTVYDPSFCVVLQGAKTSRLGDRAFRYDAGKCLIASLEVPIRAEITEAAPGAPYLAFALTLDPATVADLILGQGSLPMEPGMPSPALAVHPLTEELIGPLERLLALPARPQDIPVLAPMIRREIVWRLLTGPQGAALRQIGLADSRMSRIGRAIAWIRDHFAEPLSIERLSGLAGMSPATFHRHFKAATAMTPVQFQKSLRLQEARRLLLSDGADVARVGFAIGYESPSQFSREYRRLFGAPPGRDGAQIRREIRAPASLRL
- a CDS encoding RnfH family protein, translated to MIVGVAYAKPTVQVWKHVDVPEGTSAREAIERSGLLAQFPEIDLAVNKVGIFGAICPLDRTLAEGDRVEIYRPIHPEAELLEKKR
- a CDS encoding Hsp70 family protein, with translation MQADTLAIDFGTSNSAAAVLEEGRVQRLALEPGADTLPTAVFFPADRGPMRIGAAAAEALIAGEEGRYMRALKSVLGAPLFHEARLVGGRRRTLAQVVTAFLAEVKARAEQTTGRPFRRALSGRPVRFHADPARDARAEEDLRACYLAAGFEEVAFLYEPEAAALASHALGRDGAPGLIVDIGGGTSDFSLFRAEAGQVGILASHGIRLGGTDFDRSVSLAHAMPCLGHGGRLRREMGPGLLPMPNDLFVDLATWAKIPFLYTRETRSAVAEMVKRAEEPRLLRRLAEVLEHELGHDLAFAVERGKIEANADKPGAAIRMGRIERGLYAEISQASLAEALARHRADLRAAAEETCGRAGVAPQEVETVILVGGSSLMRLVAEEARALCPAAELRSAEAFTAVVDGLALAIGRPG
- a CDS encoding aldo/keto reductase; amino-acid sequence: MRYRRLGPSGLFVSELCLGTMTFGGSDGIWGQIGQLGQDEADALVRTALDAGINFIDTANVYAGGESERILGRSLRNLGVRREDVVIATKVLGPMGAGVNARGASRVHILDQCKASLERLQLDHIDLYQIHGFDAETPIVETLEALDTLVRHGHVRYIGLSNWAAWQVMKAVGIAEARRLAPILSLQAYYTLAGRDLEREVVPMLKDTGMGLMVWSPLAGGFLSGKYDREGKAADGRRAAFDFPPVDKDRGWTVIEAMRPIAEAKGSSVAQVALAWLLHQEAVTSVIVGAKRVDQLADNIAATEVRLEAEDLAALDRASALAPEYPGWMLERQRSYRAR